The stretch of DNA CATTATCCAAATCACAATACAAATTCGGTCAACTATTTAATCCCAACTCTCGAACTTCTAGAAGAAATACAACAAACAGGTGATATATTCTTTCCTAATGCTGTATTAAGAAGTTCTTTTGGATATCATTCAAGCAATGAAGCAGTTGAAAATATTGAACAATTTTTACAAAATCACCCTGATTATCCAGAGAAATTAGAAAAGAAAATCCAACAAAATGCTGATTTAGTCATTCGAAATAACATGATTTATAATCAATATATAAAAGAGAAGAAAGACTAAAAGAAAAAAGAGTAAGAAGGTTATCTTACTCTTTTTTCTTATATTAAAAACTCCATTTTTAGCTTTCCTTCAATTTTCGAATCTTATATCCTATTGCTGCTATTAACAAAGTCATGAATGGACTTATTAAATTAAAAAATGCATAAGGTAAATAAGCCATAACATCAACTGTTAGAACAGTACTTTGATAGGCTCCACAGGTATTCCAAGGAATCAATACAGAAGTTACTGTACCCGAATCTTCTAAAGTTCTTGATAGATTTTCTGGAGCTAACCCTTTTTCTCTATAAGCCTCTTTAAACATTCTTCCTGGTACTACAATAGCCAAATATTGATCAGAAGCTAACACATTCAATCCTATGCAGGAAGCTACAGTACTTGCAAATAATCCAAAAACACCTTTAGCAACCCTTAATAATTCATAACTTAATTTTTCTAATGCTCCAATAGCTTGCATTGCTCCTCCAAAAATCATTGCACTTACAATCAAAAATATGGTATTTAACATTCCTGCCATTCCACCCGATGAAAACAATTGTCTATCATCTAAAACAGCATTTCCTGTTTCAATATATAAATCTCCTGTAATGGTTTGCATACTCAATTGATAGATTGATTTTACATTTAATGAAGCATCTCCTGTTTCACCTGCTGCTATTTTAATTAAATCACTCATTAATTCTTGTTGAAAAATAAGAGCGAACAAGACCCCTAATAAAACACCTATTAATAGTGCAACAAAAGGTTTTATTTTTCTAATTATTAAACCTACCACAACAATAGGAACTACAAAAAGCCATGGTGTAATATTAAATCTTCCCGCCATAGCTTGTAACATTTCATCTGATGAAACTCCTCCATTCGTTTCTAAAGAAAACCCTAAAAACAGGAAAAGTATTAATGTTATCACAATAGAAGGAAATGTTGTAATTGTCATATATTTAATATGTGTTATCAAATCTGTCCCAGCCATCGCAGGGGCTAAATTGGTAGTATCTGACATGGGAGACA from Flavobacteriaceae bacterium UJ101 encodes:
- a CDS encoding putative Na(+)/H(+) antiporter (Belongs to the NhaC Na(+)/H(+) (TC 2.A.35) antiporter family.), with translation MHMRQERPISLIESLIPIVVLIFFLAVNYQVFGDGAAEGPNQFGLILGAGTAMIIAYFIKIPFSKILEGISENIRETVPAILILLLVGALAGTWMLSGIVPAMIYYGMQILNPTIFLFASVIIAALVSIATGSSWTTSATIGIALIGIGNSLGIDSAMTAGAVISGAYFGDKMSPMSDTTNLAPAMAGTDLITHIKYMTITTFPSIVITLILFLFLGFSLETNGGVSSDEMLQAMAGRFNITPWLFVVPIVVVGLIIRKIKPFVALLIGVLLGVLFALIFQQELMSDLIKIAAGETGDASLNVKSIYQLSMQTITGDLYIETGNAVLDDRQLFSSGGMAGMLNTIFLIVSAMIFGGAMQAIGALEKLSYELLRVAKGVFGLFASTVASCIGLNVLASDQYLAIVVPGRMFKEAYREKGLAPENLSRTLEDSGTVTSVLIPWNTCGAYQSTVLTVDVMAYLPYAFFNLISPFMTLLIAAIGYKIRKLKES